The Gemmatimonadota bacterium genome has a window encoding:
- a CDS encoding helix-turn-helix transcriptional regulator: MNEKVKFEQSSGNVFRDIGFSESEAERELLKADLAFEIYSILEGRKLTQAKAGEILGINQSDVSRLKNGDFSRFSVERLFGFLNRLNRNIEIRITHSEDRGGHQRVVAV; this comes from the coding sequence ATGAATGAAAAGGTCAAATTTGAGCAAAGCTCTGGAAATGTATTTCGGGACATCGGTTTCTCAGAATCAGAGGCTGAACGTGAGTTGCTGAAGGCAGATCTCGCATTTGAAATCTATAGTATTCTTGAAGGACGGAAGCTGACGCAGGCAAAAGCGGGAGAAATTCTTGGGATCAATCAGTCCGATGTATCCCGGCTAAAGAACGGTGATTTTAGCCGTTTTAGTGTAGAGAGACTGTTTGGGTTTCTGAATCGGCTGAACCGCAATATCGAAATTCGCATTACGCATTCGGAAGATAGAGGCGGCCATCAGCGGGTCGTTGCTGTTTAG
- a CDS encoding HAD family hydrolase, protein MKFKAVIFDLFGTLVDNFSKKKHDKVHALMAETLSVPYKAFRQAFGSSFSDLCIGKFRSIEEIIAVCCAQIGLSPSDCKINTAAQYRYDFTMRTLKPKVEVLLALQNLKNDGYKIGLITNCGPDVPLLWHTTPLSEHIDLPLFSCTEKIQKPAIEIYKRAHEQLGLPSNVCVYVGDGSSREMTGAKEIGFLPVLKQVDLEDVYDDARPDIIGWQGLSITEIEELPELLPRINSPDQKQRN, encoded by the coding sequence ATGAAATTTAAAGCAGTAATTTTCGACTTGTTTGGGACTCTTGTCGATAATTTTAGCAAAAAAAAGCACGACAAAGTACATGCATTGATGGCCGAAACGTTGTCGGTGCCATATAAAGCGTTTAGACAAGCATTCGGCTCTTCTTTTTCTGACCTATGTATTGGGAAATTCAGGTCAATAGAAGAAATTATCGCTGTATGTTGCGCTCAAATTGGTCTATCTCCCAGTGACTGCAAAATCAACACTGCCGCACAATATCGATACGACTTCACAATGAGGACACTCAAACCAAAAGTTGAAGTCCTGCTTGCGCTTCAAAACCTAAAAAATGATGGCTATAAAATTGGACTCATAACAAACTGCGGCCCAGATGTCCCTCTACTCTGGCACACTACCCCTTTATCAGAGCATATCGATTTACCACTCTTTTCTTGTACAGAAAAAATACAAAAGCCCGCTATTGAAATCTATAAACGGGCACATGAACAGTTGGGACTTCCGTCAAATGTCTGTGTTTATGTAGGCGATGGTAGCAGCCGGGAAATGACCGGTGCTAAAGAAATCGGTTTCTTACCCGTACTAAAGCAAGTCGATTTAGAAGATGTATATGATGACGCAAGACCAGACATAATTGGCTGGCAGGGGTTATCAATTACTGAAATTGAGGAACTGCCTGAATTACTTCCGCGCATTAATAGCCCGGATCAGAAGCAAAGGAACTAA
- a CDS encoding LytTR family DNA-binding domain-containing protein: MNALIVDDSRLARQELKHLLKAFEAITVAGEAANADAARQQLKRLSVDVIFLDIQMPGQDGFELLETLDQVPQVIFTTAYDEYAIRAFEVNALDYLLKPIQPERLASAIEKLQAQTLSSDKTVAPALTDSSRVFVKDGDQCWFITLSDIQLFEVSGNYTRVYFQKFKPLIPRTLNHLEKRLDKRVFFRANRQQIINLQYIEKIEPWFQGSLKVFLKGGYEIEISRRQTQKFRDLMSL, encoded by the coding sequence ATGAATGCATTGATTGTCGATGATTCCCGACTTGCCCGTCAGGAATTAAAACACTTACTCAAAGCTTTTGAGGCCATCACTGTCGCAGGTGAAGCCGCAAATGCAGATGCCGCACGGCAGCAACTCAAAAGATTGTCTGTCGATGTGATCTTCCTCGATATTCAGATGCCCGGACAAGACGGTTTTGAATTGCTTGAAACCCTTGACCAGGTACCACAAGTGATCTTTACAACCGCCTATGACGAATATGCCATTCGGGCTTTTGAAGTAAACGCGCTCGACTACTTGCTAAAACCCATTCAGCCTGAACGCCTTGCAAGCGCGATTGAAAAACTACAAGCCCAAACCCTTTCTTCCGATAAAACTGTTGCACCGGCATTGACAGATTCGAGTCGCGTCTTTGTAAAAGACGGTGATCAGTGCTGGTTTATCACACTCTCAGACATTCAATTATTCGAAGTCTCCGGCAATTACACGCGGGTCTATTTTCAAAAATTCAAACCCCTTATTCCGCGCACCCTCAACCACCTTGAAAAGCGTTTGGACAAACGCGTATTTTTTCGCGCCAATCGCCAACAAATTATCAATTTACAGTATATCGAAAAAATTGAGCCATGGTTTCAAGGCAGCCTGAAAGTATTTTTGAAAGGGGGCTATGAAATAGAAATTTCCCGACGTCAGACACAAAAATTCCGAGATCTCATGAGTCTTTAA